From a region of the Rathayibacter sp. VKM Ac-2804 genome:
- a CDS encoding ABC transporter permease, which translates to MSSDTRPDRGSLLASLIRRQYFWGAVAIVLLLLVNVVKDPSYLGVSVSPTTGYLVGNVIDIARAAAPILMIAVGMCLVVATGGIDLSVGSIMVVAGAVSMEFLNAQGAPDSLGAAASAFALALLVAGVLGAVNGILVSVVGLQPFISTLVVMLAGRGLAKVITGGQNTAATNEPFRWLANGYVFGLPVVFLLAIAIVVVVGVLVRRSALGLMIEAIGMDPKAARLAGINRRGLLMTAYIGSGVLAGVAGVFATASVMTVDVSRTGYQLELDAILAVVVGGTSLAGGKFNITGAAVGAILIATLDKTVVFLGVSSSATPAFKAIVIVALCLLQSERVRSAFKNRREARRSVPQKEAIPA; encoded by the coding sequence ATGAGCAGCGACACGCGACCGGACCGGGGCTCGCTCCTCGCGAGCCTGATCCGCCGTCAGTACTTCTGGGGAGCGGTGGCCATCGTGCTGCTGCTGCTCGTCAACGTCGTCAAGGACCCGAGCTACCTCGGCGTCAGTGTCAGCCCGACCACGGGCTACCTCGTCGGCAACGTCATCGACATCGCCCGCGCCGCCGCCCCGATCCTGATGATCGCGGTCGGCATGTGCCTCGTCGTCGCGACCGGCGGCATCGACCTCTCGGTCGGCTCGATCATGGTCGTCGCCGGCGCCGTCTCGATGGAGTTCCTCAACGCCCAGGGCGCGCCGGACTCGCTCGGCGCCGCCGCGTCCGCCTTCGCCCTCGCGCTGCTGGTCGCCGGAGTGCTGGGTGCCGTGAACGGCATCCTGGTCTCGGTGGTGGGGCTCCAGCCCTTCATCAGCACGCTCGTCGTGATGCTCGCCGGCCGCGGCCTGGCGAAGGTCATCACGGGCGGCCAGAACACCGCCGCGACGAACGAGCCGTTCCGCTGGCTCGCCAACGGCTACGTCTTCGGGCTCCCCGTCGTCTTCCTGCTCGCCATCGCGATCGTCGTGGTCGTCGGAGTCCTGGTGCGCCGCAGCGCGCTCGGCCTGATGATCGAGGCCATCGGCATGGACCCGAAGGCGGCCCGCCTCGCCGGCATCAACCGCCGCGGCCTGCTGATGACCGCCTACATCGGCTCCGGCGTCCTCGCCGGCGTCGCGGGCGTCTTCGCCACCGCGAGCGTGATGACGGTCGACGTCTCGCGCACCGGCTACCAGCTCGAGCTCGACGCGATCCTCGCGGTCGTGGTCGGCGGCACCTCCCTCGCGGGCGGCAAGTTCAACATCACGGGCGCGGCCGTCGGAGCGATCCTGATCGCCACCCTCGACAAGACGGTCGTCTTCCTCGGCGTCTCGTCCTCCGCGACGCCCGCCTTCAAGGCGATCGTCATCGTCGCCCTCTGCCTGCTGCAGTCGGAGCGGGTCCGCTCCGCCTTCAAGAACCGTCGCGAGGCGCGCCGAAGCGTCCCGCAGAAAGAGGCGATCCCCGCATGA
- a CDS encoding sugar ABC transporter ATP-binding protein produces MADSPPIVEMKNISISFPGVKALDGVDFRLFPGEVHTLMGENGAGKSTLIKALTGVYKIDSGEIVVGGTPRRLAGTADAQAAGISTVYQEVNLCTNLSIGENVMLGYEVRGPFGINWRATHDAAKRALERLGLGHLDPRRPLASLSIAMQQLVAISRSTVSDSRVLILDEPTSSLDANEVENLFVVIRRLREEGVAILFVSHFLDQVYAISDRLTVLRNGTYVGEYLTHELDRTSLISKMIGKDIAALRSLDSERADSDHLYREAPLYSAKGLSKKGSIEATDLTLHRGEVVGFAGLLGSGRTELARLIYGVDKPDTGEITLHGKKIDVPTPTAGLAHKIAFSSENRRDEGIIRDLSVRENLILAVQAKRGWARPLSKKEKDEIVAKYLVELNVRPADPDRPISKLSGGNQQKVLLGRWLATAPEILILDEPTRGIDVGAKAEIQEKVVALAGEGVAVVFISSELDEVVRLSDRIIVLKDHRVIAEILNGPAVTAESIVTTIAAEGVVDEDVVVLEGATQEAAS; encoded by the coding sequence ATGGCGGATTCGCCTCCGATCGTCGAGATGAAGAACATCTCGATCAGCTTCCCCGGCGTCAAAGCCCTCGACGGTGTCGACTTCCGCCTGTTCCCGGGCGAGGTCCACACCCTCATGGGCGAGAACGGCGCCGGCAAGTCCACCCTCATCAAGGCGCTGACCGGCGTCTACAAGATCGACAGCGGCGAGATCGTCGTCGGAGGGACGCCCCGGCGCCTCGCCGGCACCGCCGATGCGCAGGCGGCCGGCATCTCGACCGTCTACCAGGAGGTCAACCTCTGCACCAACCTCAGCATCGGCGAGAACGTCATGCTGGGCTACGAGGTGCGCGGCCCCTTCGGCATCAACTGGCGGGCGACCCACGACGCCGCCAAGCGCGCCCTCGAGCGCCTCGGCCTCGGCCACCTCGACCCGCGCCGCCCGCTCGCCTCGCTCTCGATCGCGATGCAGCAGCTGGTCGCGATCAGCCGCTCCACCGTCAGCGACTCGCGCGTGCTCATCCTCGACGAGCCGACCTCGAGCCTCGACGCGAACGAGGTCGAGAACCTCTTCGTCGTCATCCGCCGCCTCCGCGAGGAGGGCGTCGCGATCCTGTTCGTCTCGCACTTCCTGGACCAGGTCTACGCGATCAGCGACCGCCTCACCGTGCTGCGCAACGGCACCTACGTGGGCGAGTACCTCACCCACGAGCTGGACCGCACCTCGCTCATCTCCAAGATGATCGGCAAGGACATCGCGGCGCTGCGCTCCCTCGACTCCGAGCGCGCGGACAGCGACCACCTCTACCGCGAGGCCCCGCTCTACTCGGCCAAGGGCCTCTCCAAGAAGGGCTCGATCGAGGCGACCGACCTCACGCTGCACCGCGGCGAGGTCGTCGGCTTCGCCGGTCTCCTCGGCTCCGGCCGCACCGAGCTCGCCCGCCTGATCTACGGCGTCGACAAGCCCGACACCGGCGAGATCACGCTGCACGGCAAGAAGATCGACGTCCCGACGCCGACCGCCGGACTCGCGCACAAGATCGCCTTCTCGAGCGAGAACCGCCGCGACGAGGGCATCATCCGCGACCTCTCGGTCCGGGAGAACCTGATCCTCGCCGTCCAGGCGAAGCGCGGCTGGGCCCGTCCCCTCTCCAAGAAGGAGAAGGACGAGATCGTCGCCAAGTACCTGGTCGAGCTCAACGTGCGCCCGGCCGACCCGGACCGCCCGATCAGCAAGCTCTCCGGCGGCAACCAGCAGAAGGTGCTCCTCGGGCGCTGGCTGGCCACCGCCCCGGAGATCCTCATCCTCGACGAGCCGACCCGCGGCATCGACGTCGGAGCCAAGGCCGAGATCCAGGAGAAGGTCGTCGCCCTGGCCGGCGAGGGCGTCGCCGTGGTCTTCATCTCGTCCGAGCTCGACGAGGTCGTCCGCCTCAGCGACCGCATCATCGTCCTCAAGGACCACCGCGTGATCGCGGAGATCCTCAACGGACCCGCTGTCACTGCGGAGTCGATCGTCACTACCATCGCCGCAGAGGGAGTCGTCGACGAGGACGTCGTCGTTCTCGAAGGCGCCACGCAGGAGGCCGCATCATGA
- a CDS encoding ABC transporter substrate-binding protein, with amino-acid sequence MYNTRRFGQFLGFAAVGALALGLAGCSGGSDTAAGGGGDDVTTIGFVAVGPEGAWRQANETNIEETFTADAGYDLKYAPATNGDQKSQIDSFTSFVDEGVDIILLSATEGSGWEDSLERAQEAEIPVILIDRGIEPDDTDLYVTRIAPDNIAVSTSVADWAKSSFPDGAKYFTLEGPAGVSVVNERNEGWDEVIGADSAFTKVGAQTANWSTEEAKSVFETVLKSNNNDVQMVFAQNDEMGLGAVQAVQEAGLTPGVDVKIATIDGTKNALQALADGELSFVAEYNPLFGETALDAVEKTLAGETVESSIVVPSETFDSPEAAATALPDRKF; translated from the coding sequence ATGTACAACACGAGGCGTTTCGGCCAGTTCCTCGGTTTCGCAGCAGTCGGCGCACTCGCGCTCGGCCTCGCCGGCTGCTCCGGCGGCTCGGACACGGCCGCCGGCGGCGGCGGCGACGACGTCACCACCATCGGCTTCGTGGCCGTCGGCCCCGAGGGCGCGTGGCGTCAGGCGAACGAGACCAACATCGAGGAGACGTTCACCGCCGACGCGGGCTACGACCTCAAGTACGCCCCCGCCACCAACGGCGACCAGAAGTCGCAGATCGACTCCTTCACGTCCTTCGTGGACGAGGGCGTCGACATCATCCTGCTGTCGGCCACCGAGGGCTCCGGCTGGGAGGACTCGCTCGAGCGCGCTCAGGAGGCCGAGATCCCGGTCATCCTGATCGACCGCGGTATCGAGCCGGACGACACCGACCTCTACGTCACCCGCATCGCGCCGGACAACATCGCGGTCAGCACCTCGGTCGCCGACTGGGCGAAGTCGAGCTTCCCCGACGGCGCGAAGTACTTCACCCTCGAGGGCCCCGCGGGCGTCTCGGTCGTCAACGAGCGCAACGAGGGCTGGGACGAGGTCATCGGCGCCGACTCCGCCTTCACCAAGGTCGGCGCGCAGACCGCCAACTGGTCGACCGAGGAGGCCAAGAGCGTCTTCGAGACCGTCCTGAAGTCGAACAACAACGACGTCCAGATGGTCTTCGCCCAGAACGACGAGATGGGTCTCGGCGCGGTCCAGGCCGTCCAGGAGGCCGGCCTCACCCCGGGCGTCGACGTCAAGATCGCCACGATCGACGGCACCAAGAACGCCCTGCAGGCCCTGGCCGACGGTGAGCTCAGCTTCGTCGCCGAGTACAACCCGCTCTTCGGCGAGACCGCCCTCGACGCCGTCGAGAAGACCCTCGCCGGCGAGACCGTCGAGTCCTCGATCGTCGTCCCGAGCGAGACCTTCGACTCGCCCGAGGCCGCGGCGACCGCCCTGCCCGACCGCAAGTTCTAG
- a CDS encoding amidohydrolase family protein: protein MPHSTLLRDVRPWGGEARDVVVDETGIVAITAVGEGAPGEVDAVIEGRDGILIPSFSDVHVHLDSTRLGLPFRPRTGEEGRWGRIMNDRAHWRSAEAPVADRATATLRTMIEKGATRVRSHAQVDADSGLEKFEGVLAAREAHRDRSDVEIVVFPQVGVFVEPGVVELLDEALSLGGDLIGGIDPCEIDRDPVRHLDAVFALAEKHDVGLDIHLHERGSLGLFSMDLIAERIRAHGLQGRVSISHAFALSSPARGVAAAIETLASLDVALTTIAPGHGAELPLLDLLAAGVRVGLGMDGQRDYWSPWGNGDMLERAFLLSHGQGFDNDIDIEHALAVATWGGASVIDGGLHRLASVADRPGLAVGDPSELVVLRGDTPTAAVMDRDPDRLVLHRGRLVAAGGALV from the coding sequence ATGCCGCACTCCACGCTCCTCCGCGACGTCCGCCCCTGGGGCGGCGAGGCACGCGACGTCGTCGTCGACGAGACCGGGATCGTCGCGATCACCGCGGTCGGCGAGGGGGCACCCGGCGAGGTCGACGCGGTGATCGAGGGGCGTGACGGGATCCTGATCCCCTCCTTCTCCGACGTGCACGTGCACCTCGACTCGACGCGGCTCGGCCTGCCCTTCCGGCCGCGCACCGGCGAGGAGGGACGCTGGGGCCGGATCATGAACGACCGCGCGCACTGGCGCAGCGCCGAGGCGCCGGTCGCCGACCGCGCGACCGCGACCCTCCGGACGATGATCGAGAAGGGGGCGACCCGGGTCCGCAGCCACGCCCAGGTGGACGCCGACTCCGGGCTCGAGAAGTTCGAGGGCGTGCTCGCCGCCCGCGAGGCGCACCGCGACCGCAGCGACGTCGAGATCGTGGTCTTCCCCCAGGTCGGCGTCTTCGTCGAGCCCGGAGTGGTCGAGCTGCTCGACGAGGCCCTCTCCCTCGGCGGCGACCTGATCGGCGGCATCGACCCGTGCGAGATCGACCGCGACCCGGTCCGCCACCTCGACGCCGTCTTCGCCCTCGCGGAGAAGCACGACGTCGGACTCGACATCCACCTGCACGAGCGCGGCTCCCTCGGGCTCTTCTCGATGGACCTGATCGCCGAGCGGATCCGCGCACACGGACTCCAGGGCAGAGTCTCGATCTCGCACGCGTTCGCCCTGTCGTCACCCGCCCGGGGAGTGGCCGCCGCCATCGAGACACTCGCGTCGCTCGATGTGGCGCTGACGACGATCGCGCCCGGCCACGGCGCCGAGCTCCCCCTGCTCGACCTCCTCGCCGCCGGGGTGCGCGTCGGCCTCGGCATGGACGGCCAGCGCGACTACTGGTCCCCGTGGGGCAACGGCGACATGCTCGAGCGGGCGTTCCTCCTGTCCCACGGCCAGGGCTTCGACAACGACATCGACATCGAGCACGCGCTCGCGGTCGCGACCTGGGGCGGCGCGTCGGTCATCGACGGCGGGCTGCACCGGCTCGCCTCCGTCGCCGACCGCCCGGGACTCGCGGTGGGCGACCCCTCCGAGCTCGTCGTCCTGCGGGGCGACACTCCCACCGCCGCCGTGATGGACCGCGACCCGGACCGCCTGGTGCTGCACCGCGGCCGGCTCGTCGCCGCGGGCGGCGCCCTCGTCTGA
- a CDS encoding ABC transporter substrate-binding protein gives MTRNRATSTLALTTIALAIAALTGCSGASSASADRDLVIGQVAEPESAPDPIMDGSLAGYNYYYNVFDQLTKLDADGAIEPSLATEWTPSEDLTTWTFTLRDDATFSNGDPVTAGDVAFTYSTILASPDSDNLGYMGVLQSVEATDDTTVVFTLNAPFSPWPSITTAISIVPESVYTELGSEGFAAAPVGSGPFRFVSYTRGVEYVIERNPDYWGEEPEVEKVTFQTVGDSDARLNGVSSGSLDIALISPNQVDSLSGSGVDVASRTANGVTFLGMNSSTGVLADPRIRQAIGLAIDKQSLVDGVLSGRAVPNDQIVAPDVAGYADLDATEYDPDAAKALLAEAGYSGETIPLQYATEGRIPLSSEIAQAIGGYLEAAGMTVELKGTDQASLSNIIYGTVSVEGLYLNTWAPSTMDGDMPATNLFAGGQNDYAKSPELAALVEEQRTVTGDERTAVFGEIAQTNIDNAFIAPLFTPDADYAVAPGLDWTPRADGEYVLSDVTFAD, from the coding sequence ATGACCCGGAACCGCGCCACCTCGACCCTCGCCCTCACGACGATCGCCCTCGCGATCGCCGCTCTCACCGGCTGCTCGGGAGCCTCGAGCGCCTCGGCCGACCGCGACCTCGTCATCGGCCAGGTGGCCGAGCCGGAGAGCGCGCCCGACCCGATCATGGACGGGTCGCTCGCGGGCTACAACTACTACTACAACGTCTTCGACCAGCTGACGAAGCTCGATGCGGACGGGGCGATCGAGCCCTCACTCGCCACCGAGTGGACGCCGAGCGAGGACCTCACGACGTGGACGTTCACGCTCCGCGACGACGCGACGTTCTCGAACGGCGACCCGGTCACGGCCGGCGACGTGGCGTTCACGTACAGCACGATCCTGGCCTCGCCGGACTCCGACAACCTCGGCTACATGGGCGTCCTCCAGTCGGTCGAGGCGACCGACGACACCACCGTCGTCTTCACCCTGAACGCCCCGTTCTCGCCGTGGCCCTCGATCACCACCGCGATCTCGATCGTGCCCGAATCGGTCTACACCGAGCTCGGCTCCGAGGGCTTCGCCGCCGCTCCCGTCGGCAGCGGGCCGTTCCGCTTCGTCAGCTACACCCGCGGCGTCGAGTACGTCATCGAGCGGAACCCCGACTACTGGGGCGAGGAGCCCGAGGTCGAGAAGGTCACCTTCCAGACCGTCGGCGACTCCGACGCACGGCTGAACGGCGTCTCGTCGGGAAGCCTCGACATCGCCCTCATCTCGCCCAACCAGGTCGACTCGCTGAGCGGGAGCGGTGTCGACGTCGCCTCGCGCACGGCGAACGGCGTCACCTTCCTCGGGATGAACTCGAGCACCGGAGTGCTCGCCGACCCCCGCATCCGCCAGGCGATCGGGCTGGCCATCGACAAGCAGTCCCTGGTCGACGGCGTCCTCAGCGGCCGCGCGGTCCCGAACGACCAGATCGTGGCGCCGGACGTGGCGGGCTACGCCGACCTCGACGCCACCGAGTACGACCCCGACGCCGCGAAGGCGCTGCTCGCCGAGGCCGGCTACTCGGGCGAGACCATCCCTCTCCAGTACGCGACGGAGGGGCGCATCCCCCTGTCGTCCGAGATCGCCCAGGCGATCGGCGGCTACCTCGAGGCGGCGGGCATGACGGTCGAGCTGAAGGGCACCGACCAGGCGAGCCTGTCGAACATCATCTACGGCACCGTCTCGGTCGAGGGGCTCTATCTCAACACCTGGGCGCCGTCGACGATGGACGGCGACATGCCGGCCACGAACCTCTTCGCCGGCGGCCAGAACGACTACGCGAAGTCGCCCGAGCTCGCCGCCCTGGTCGAGGAGCAGCGGACCGTGACCGGCGACGAGCGCACCGCGGTGTTCGGCGAGATCGCGCAGACCAACATCGACAACGCCTTCATCGCACCACTGTTCACCCCGGACGCCGACTACGCGGTCGCCCCCGGCCTCGACTGGACGCCCCGCGCCGACGGCGAGTACGTGCTGAGCGACGTGACGTTCGCCGACTGA
- a CDS encoding ATP-binding cassette domain-containing protein: MSAPALKDAVLKVDDLHVRFTQRTGLRSRRVIEAVKGVSFELARGETLGLVGESGCGKSTLVRTVFGLNPVASGSIEVLGRRLDTLSSRERRSVQNRMQLVFQDPYSALNPRLTAHEIVAEPLRIAGRYSRDRVVSLLDDVGLGTDALERRPGQFSGGQRQRIGIARALALEPDVLVLDEPVSALDVSVQAQVINLLKDLQAARGLSYLFIAHDLAVVRYLSDRVAVMNRGEFVEVGTRDQVFGAPAHPYTRSLLDSIPLSDPRQRPNAPAASPQPVSTLSEGTHRS; encoded by the coding sequence GTGAGCGCCCCGGCACTGAAGGACGCCGTGCTGAAGGTCGACGACCTGCACGTGCGGTTCACCCAGCGCACGGGCCTGCGCTCGCGCCGCGTGATCGAGGCCGTCAAGGGCGTGTCGTTCGAGCTCGCGCGCGGCGAGACCCTGGGGCTGGTCGGCGAGTCCGGCTGCGGCAAGTCGACCCTCGTCCGCACGGTCTTCGGCCTGAACCCGGTGGCGAGCGGCTCGATCGAGGTGCTCGGGCGCCGGCTCGACACCCTCTCCAGCCGCGAGCGCCGGAGCGTGCAGAACCGGATGCAGCTGGTGTTCCAGGATCCGTACTCGGCCCTGAACCCGAGGCTGACGGCGCACGAGATCGTGGCGGAGCCGCTGCGCATCGCCGGCCGCTACTCCCGCGACCGCGTGGTCTCGCTCCTCGACGACGTCGGCCTCGGGACCGACGCGCTGGAGCGGCGTCCCGGCCAGTTCTCGGGCGGACAGCGCCAGCGGATCGGCATCGCCCGTGCTCTGGCGCTCGAGCCCGACGTGCTGGTGCTCGACGAGCCCGTCTCCGCCCTGGACGTGTCGGTGCAGGCGCAGGTCATCAACCTGCTCAAGGACCTGCAGGCCGCCCGCGGGCTCTCCTACCTCTTCATCGCGCACGACCTGGCCGTGGTGCGCTACCTCTCCGATCGGGTCGCGGTGATGAACCGCGGCGAGTTCGTCGAGGTCGGCACCCGCGATCAGGTGTTCGGCGCCCCCGCGCACCCCTACACGCGCTCGCTCCTCGACTCCATCCCTCTCTCCGATCCCCGGCAGCGGCCGAACGCGCCGGCCGCCTCCCCTCAGCCAGTCTCCACCCTCAGCGAAGGAACCCACCGCTCATGA
- a CDS encoding ABC transporter ATP-binding protein produces MTTTASPEDRAVLLDVRSLSVGYTDEHGDTVVLVDRVSFTLHEREVLCLVGESGSGKSVTMLAVLGLLPEGLEVLDGTVHYRGRDVLGMPEPELRGLRGSELAMIFQDPMTALNPVKRVGGQIGRALRVHDRALGRAEVRRRVTGLLTDVGVPEPEQRARQYPHQWSGGMRQRAVIAMAMANEPSVLIADEPTTALDVTIQAQIMTVLGTVRAKTDAAMVLITHDLGLVAEVADAVCILYSGRVVERGSVWDVFGRPAHPYTAGLLGSLLSAERDSGDRVYAIPGSPPSPQNRPRGCPFAPRCELPAKSELCTQLEPLLEDLGRDRWAACHYAQQTPRFAAEVTA; encoded by the coding sequence ATGACCACCACCGCCTCCCCCGAGGACCGTGCGGTCCTCCTCGACGTCCGGAGCCTCAGCGTCGGCTACACCGACGAGCACGGCGACACCGTCGTCCTCGTCGACCGCGTCTCCTTCACCCTGCACGAGCGGGAGGTGCTCTGCCTCGTGGGCGAGTCGGGCTCGGGCAAGAGCGTCACGATGCTCGCCGTGCTCGGCCTGCTGCCCGAGGGCCTGGAAGTGCTCGACGGCACCGTGCACTACCGCGGCCGCGACGTCCTCGGGATGCCGGAGCCCGAGCTGCGGGGTCTGCGCGGCAGCGAGCTCGCGATGATCTTCCAGGACCCGATGACGGCGCTCAACCCGGTCAAGCGGGTGGGCGGTCAGATCGGGCGGGCCCTCCGGGTGCACGACCGCGCGCTCGGGCGCGCCGAGGTGCGCCGCCGCGTGACGGGACTGCTGACCGATGTCGGGGTCCCCGAGCCGGAGCAGCGCGCTCGCCAGTACCCGCACCAGTGGTCGGGAGGCATGCGGCAGCGCGCCGTCATCGCGATGGCGATGGCGAACGAGCCCTCGGTGCTCATCGCCGACGAGCCGACGACCGCGCTGGACGTGACGATCCAGGCGCAGATCATGACCGTCCTCGGCACCGTGCGGGCGAAGACCGACGCGGCGATGGTGCTCATCACGCACGATCTCGGCCTCGTGGCCGAGGTCGCCGATGCGGTCTGCATCCTCTACTCCGGTCGCGTGGTCGAGCGGGGCTCGGTCTGGGACGTCTTCGGCCGGCCCGCGCACCCGTACACGGCGGGGCTGCTCGGCAGCCTGCTCTCGGCCGAGCGCGACTCCGGCGATCGGGTCTACGCGATCCCGGGCTCGCCGCCGTCGCCGCAGAACCGCCCCCGCGGCTGCCCTTTCGCTCCGCGCTGCGAGCTGCCCGCGAAATCCGAGCTCTGCACACAGCTCGAGCCGCTGCTCGAGGACCTCGGCCGCGACCGCTGGGCCGCCTGCCACTACGCGCAGCAGACCCCGCGCTTCGCCGCGGAGGTGACCGCGTGA
- a CDS encoding ABC transporter permease: MTTTEIIRTGALRAGITTAFARGRRVPALQVLGAAMVGSIVLFSLVYPLLPGYDPFAQDLSSVLAAPGAFAEHWLGTDALGRDEASRLALAGRVTLGIVLLIVVVNSLVGMAVGTWSGYVGGRTDNVLMGLADIQLAMPVILVLIALAASLGPSVWLMITVLAATYWVGYARVARSTAMALRDRDFVLAPRLQGAGGLWTVRRHIVPNVAVQMMILASSDIGAVMLLTSSFDFLGLGVQAPTPSWGLMISEGQDYVRQAPHLAIIPGVAIFLTVAGTNLLSQRFTAEGSATTVRRTSRRSVKRSLR, encoded by the coding sequence ATGACCACCACCGAGATCATCCGCACCGGCGCCCTGCGCGCCGGCATCACCACGGCCTTCGCCCGCGGTCGCCGCGTTCCCGCGCTGCAGGTCCTCGGGGCGGCGATGGTCGGCTCGATCGTCCTCTTCTCGCTCGTGTATCCGCTGCTGCCGGGCTACGACCCGTTCGCGCAGGACCTCTCGAGCGTCCTCGCCGCGCCGGGCGCGTTCGCCGAGCACTGGCTGGGCACGGACGCGCTCGGGCGGGACGAGGCCAGTCGGCTCGCGCTCGCCGGCCGGGTCACCCTCGGGATCGTCCTGCTGATCGTGGTCGTCAACAGCCTCGTCGGCATGGCCGTCGGCACCTGGTCGGGCTACGTCGGCGGCAGGACCGACAACGTGCTGATGGGGCTCGCCGACATCCAGCTCGCGATGCCCGTGATCCTGGTGCTGATCGCCCTCGCCGCCTCGCTCGGCCCGAGCGTCTGGCTGATGATCACGGTGCTCGCCGCCACCTATTGGGTCGGATACGCGAGGGTCGCCCGGAGCACCGCGATGGCGCTGCGCGACCGCGACTTCGTGCTCGCACCGCGCCTGCAGGGAGCGGGCGGGCTGTGGACCGTGCGGCGGCACATCGTGCCGAACGTCGCGGTGCAGATGATGATCCTCGCCTCCAGCGACATCGGCGCGGTCATGCTGCTGACCTCCTCCTTCGACTTCCTCGGTCTCGGCGTGCAGGCGCCGACACCGAGCTGGGGCCTGATGATCAGCGAGGGCCAGGACTACGTCCGCCAGGCGCCGCACCTCGCGATCATCCCCGGCGTCGCGATCTTCCTCACGGTCGCCGGCACCAACCTGCTGAGCCAGCGCTTCACCGCCGAGGGCTCGGCCACCACTGTCCGACGCACGTCACGACGATCCGTGAAGCGGAGCCTCCGATGA
- a CDS encoding ABC transporter permease, with product MGPYLVRRLAQGLATIFAVVTIAFGLGRLSGSPAALLLTENATPEQIADLNQRLGFDLPLWQQYLRYLGGLLTGDFGDSYRQAGVSSMQLVLERLPASLSLGAVGLLLGLALALVAGVVIQLTRSRGLRALSLGLGSTRQAIPDFFFGLLLVLVLSVWLGLLPSLGNRDPLAIIMPALTIATGQFVLYTRLLDNALTEQSTQDYARTAFARGENRFRVVVGELLPNAFLPVLTVAGISLGSFLGGLVIVENVFAWPGMGQLMLGAVYSRDFPVVQSGLIVVALLFILANLLVDVVSGLIDPRVRLA from the coding sequence ATGGGCCCCTACCTCGTCAGACGACTCGCCCAGGGTCTCGCGACGATCTTCGCCGTCGTCACGATCGCGTTCGGCCTGGGCCGCCTCAGCGGCAGCCCCGCGGCGCTCCTGCTCACCGAGAACGCGACACCCGAGCAGATCGCCGACCTGAACCAGCGCCTCGGCTTCGACCTGCCGCTCTGGCAGCAGTACCTCCGCTACCTCGGCGGGCTCCTCACCGGCGACTTCGGCGACTCCTACCGTCAGGCGGGCGTCTCGTCGATGCAGCTGGTGCTCGAGCGGCTGCCCGCATCGCTCTCGCTCGGCGCGGTCGGCCTGCTGCTCGGGCTGGCGCTCGCACTGGTCGCCGGAGTCGTCATCCAGCTCACCCGCTCCCGCGGGCTCCGCGCCCTCTCGCTCGGCCTCGGCTCGACCCGCCAGGCGATCCCCGACTTCTTCTTCGGCCTGCTGCTGGTGCTGGTGCTGTCGGTCTGGCTGGGCCTGCTGCCCTCGCTCGGCAACCGGGATCCGCTGGCGATCATCATGCCGGCGCTCACCATCGCGACGGGTCAGTTCGTGCTCTACACGCGCCTGCTCGACAACGCGCTGACCGAGCAGTCGACGCAGGACTACGCCCGCACCGCCTTCGCCCGGGGCGAGAACCGCTTCCGCGTGGTCGTCGGCGAGCTGCTCCCGAACGCGTTCCTCCCCGTGCTCACGGTCGCCGGCATCAGCCTCGGCTCGTTCCTCGGCGGCCTGGTGATCGTCGAGAACGTCTTCGCCTGGCCCGGGATGGGGCAGCTGATGCTCGGCGCGGTCTACTCCCGCGACTTCCCGGTCGTCCAGTCGGGTCTGATCGTCGTCGCCCTGCTGTTCATCCTCGCCAACCTGCTCGTCGACGTCGTCTCCGGGCTCATCGATCCCCGAGTGAGGCTCGCATGA